A single window of Penaeus chinensis breed Huanghai No. 1 chromosome 9, ASM1920278v2, whole genome shotgun sequence DNA harbors:
- the LOC125028799 gene encoding uncharacterized protein LOC125028799, whose product METFLKGCLASASYLISGSPFDATDTDLEDRESVVSATVNNNYDRQWKAHSPAPFHGDPSKFMAPGNATSTAPLLCQSIEGPHRNRQQSFTPGQHISKQTVGGGWVRPLGYAEKFMTAAHGYGCMTTVYSLWLDSRTPLSLDIIKYASTIMYRKMPNLRMELAERDGRLWWKEMTREIVNVEELDTQDVEAAVETLLKRRYNVKEGPLWFTRFIKLTPQEQGVRDDNHNLKYKYACLFGFHHNVSDGTTNMKFCKVFLKVLNDLVQGKEIDMCQEGTFAPPLQDRLADRIGAYFLFVYMFLRRLYTCILTFGIPVRNFTSRFPMPSRNEAATRMIHHELDEDTTRKLLRRCKMEGVTLNSAFTAAANLTMYKMMTQDGRLKTTDLWSSQAVNMRRYWPKEQQSNSFGCHISLLDVSFPTGPGDEKAFWKYARQVHARLKYHLTESKRALTLQPMSERLIILIRHNAWLAWLRLPSANDGHYTVTNMGDLTQTFPGTGEEVEVSLVLRSVSCHFMPTLCQHTLQTFRGRFCYSLDYYTQKITKENATTYAHGIMDFLRYAIHAPN is encoded by the exons ATGGAGACATTCCTCAAAGGCTGCTTAGCTTCTGCGTCCTATCTCATCTCCGGTTCGCCCTTCGACGCCACAGATACAG ACCTTGAAGACCGCGAGAGCGTGGTGTCCGCAACCGTCAACAACAACTACGACCGGCAGTGGAAGGCGCACTCCCCGGCGCCCTTCCACGGAGACCCCTCGAAGTTCATGGCTCCGGGAAACGCCACCAGCACAGCGCCCCTCCTGTGCCAGTCCATCGAGGGCCCGCACAGGAACCGGCAGCAGTCCTTCACGCCCGGGCAGCACATCAGCAAGCAGACCGTCGGTGGAGGGTGGGTGCGTCCCCTGGGCTATGCCGAGAAGTTCATGACAGCCGCGCATGGATACGGGTGCATGACGACGGTGTACTCTCTCTGGTTGGACTCCCGGACGCCCCTGAGTCTTGATATCATCAAATATGCGTCGACTATTATGTACAG GAAGATGCCCAACCTGCGGATGGAGTTGGCCGAGCGCGACGGGCGGCTCTGGTGGAAGGAAATGACGCGGGAGATCGTGAACGTGGAGGAGCTGGACACTCAGGACGTGGAGGCAGCCGTGGAGACCTTACTCAAGCGCCGCTACAACGTGAAGGAGGGCCCCCTGTGGTTCACGCGGTTCATCAAGCTCACCCCTCAGGAGCAGGGCGTGAGAGATGACAACCACAACCTGAAGTATAAGTATGCGTGTCTCTTCGGCTTCCACCACAACGTGAGCGACGGGACGACCAACATGAAGTTCTGCAAGGTGTTCCTGAAGGTGCTGAACGACCTGGTGCAAGGGAAGGAGATCGACATGTGTCAAGAGGGCACTTTCGCCCCCCCGTTGCAAGACCGACTGGCTGATCGCATCGGCGCCTACTTCTTGTTCGTCTACATGTTCCTGCGTCGGCTGTACACGTGCATCCTCACCTTCGGCATCCCGGTGCGAAACTTCACGAGCCGCTTCCCCATGCCTTCGCGCAACGAGGCGGCCACGCGCATGATCCACCACGAGCTCGACGAGGACACGACCCGCAAGCTGCTCCGGCGCTGCAAGATGGAGGGCGTGACGCTCAACTCCGCGTTCACCGCCGCCGCCAACCTCACCATGTACAAGATGATGACGCAAGACGGCCGGTTGAAAACCACCGACCTGTGGTCGTCGCAGGCGGTTAATATGCGGAGATACTGGCCGAAGGAGCAGCAGAGCAACAGCTTCGGGTGCCACATCTCCCTGCTGGACGTGAGCTTCCCGACGGGCCCCGGCGACGAGAAGGCCTTCTGGAAGTACGCGAGGCAAGTCCACGCCAGGCTGAAATACCACCTGACCGAATCGAAGCGGGCGCTGACGCTGCAGCCGATGAGCGAGCGCCTCATCATCCTGATCCGCCACAACGCGTGGCTGGCGTGGCTACGGCTGCCCTCCGCCAACGACGGCCACTACACGGTCACCAACATGGGCGACCTGACTCAGACCTTCCCGGGCACGGGCGAGGAGGTCGAAGTGTCCCTTGTCCTGCGCTCTGTATCGTGCCATTTCATGCCCACTCTGTGCCAGCACACGCTGCAGACTTTCCGTGGGCGCTTCTGCTACTCTCTGGATTACTACACGCAGAAAATCACGAAAGAAAACGCCACCACTTACGCTCATGGGATTATGGACTTCCTTCGCTACGCCATCCACGCGCCGAACTGA